In Trifolium pratense cultivar HEN17-A07 linkage group LG7, ARS_RC_1.1, whole genome shotgun sequence, a genomic segment contains:
- the LOC123895963 gene encoding B3 domain-containing protein At4g01580-like, whose amino-acid sequence MSSHCSQELNHESLGVHFFKIILQTTIQQGKLRVPISFVRRHWKGITNPVTLRLPNLTEKKVFWEKTSDYDVWFCNGWKEFANYLSLGDSEFLVFRYQRNSLFNVIGFRKCGLEIKYPLRETTEESQDDEENDCPVTTIINDHSSLRVKRPKSPSPSSNVCKKIINPKTGSSCDYLKKRSRVLSEKVKKNFVSDDKDFFTCMILKTYNGRDLLVTNYHLITIFFV is encoded by the exons ATGTCTTCTCATTGTTCTCAAGAACTTAATCATGAAAGTCTTGGTGTCCACTTTTTCAAGATTATTCTTCAAACTACCATTCAACAAGGAAAATTG AGAGTGCCAATAAGTTTTGTGAGAAGGCATTGGAAAGGAATAACAAACCCAGTTACCCTAAGGCTTCCAAATTTGACtgaaaagaaagttttttgGGAGAAAACTAGTGATTATGATGTTTGGTTTTGCAATGGTTGGAaagaatttgcaaattatttgtCTTTGGGTGATTCAGAATTTTTGGTGTTTCGATATCAACGAAATTCGCTCTTTAATGTGATTGGGTTCAGAAAATGTggattagaaataaaatatcctTTAAGAGAAACTACAGAAGAATCTCAAGACGATGAAGAGAACGACTGTCCTGTGACGACGATCATTAATGATCATTCATCATTGCGGGTTAAAAGGCCAAAATCTCCATCACCGTCTTCGAATGTTTGTAAGAAGATAATCAACCCAAAAACAGGAAGTAGTTGTGATTATCTTAAGAAGAGAAGCAGAGTTTTGTCTGAGAAAGTGAAGAAAAACTTTGTCTCAGATGATAAGGACTTCTTTACATGTATGATCCTAAAGACATACAATGGGAGAGATCTGTTGGTAACTAACTATCATTTGAtcaccattttttttgtttga
- the LOC123894507 gene encoding B3 domain-containing transcription factor VRN1-like: MSSQELDHGSNGIHFLKIILQSTLQQGKLKVPISFVRRHWKGITNPVTLSLPNLTEKKVFWEKTSDYDVWFCNGWKEFANYLSLSDSQCLVFQYQGNSLFNVIGFGKCGLEIKYPLKEASEEFEESDCSLKLIENPSSLRSKRLKSSSSSYNVCKKIKINSKEQKEFKDDKRIVQAQARFPKFKDMDNGEILKILPGNSCNDLKERGLVLYEKVKKKFHCDKDFFACMIHKTYIERDMLAIPNEFGYTHLHRMEGRNATLFIDQERTWNVDLKLTRSKHKQFRLTSGWSKFRAHNNLKLGDVCVFILNKCKGTVSFQVVIFSLEKDMSAPYFEGL, translated from the exons ATGTCCTCTCAAGAACTTGATCATGGGAGCAATGGCATCCACTTTTTAAAGATTATTCTTCAATCTACCCTTCAACAAGGAAAATTG AAAGTGCCTATAAGTTTTGTGAGGAGGCATTGGAAAGGAATAACAAACCCAGTTACTCTAAGTCTTCCAAATTTGACtgaaaagaaagttttttgGGAGAAAACTAGTGATTATGATGTTTGGTTTTGCAATGGTTGGAaagaatttgcaaattatttgtCTTTGAGTGATTCACAATGTTTGGTGTTTCAATATCAAGGAAATTCGCTCTTTAATGTGATTGGATTCGGAAAATGCGgattagaaataaaatacccTTTAAAAGAAGCTAGTGAAGAATTTGAAGAAAGTGATTGTTCTTTAAAACTTATTGAGAATCCTTCGTCATTGCGGAGTAAAAGGCTAAAATCTTCGTCATCATCTTATAACGTTTGTAAGAAGATTAAAATCAACtcaaaagaacaaaaagaaTTTAAAGATGACAAGAGAATAGTTCAAGCACAAGCAAGGTTTCCCAAATTTAAGGATATGGACAATG GTGAAATACTCAAAATTTTACCAGGAAATAGTTGTAATGATCTCAAGGAGAGAGGCTTAGTTTTGTACGAGAAAGTGAAGAAAAAGTTTCACTGTGATAAGGACTTCTTCGCATGTATGATCCACAAGACATACATTGAGAGAGATATGCTG GCCATACCAAATGAATTTGGTTATACACATCTACACAGAATGGAAGGAAGAAATGCGACACTTTTTATTGACCAAGAGAGAACATGGAATGTTGATTTAAAGCTCACACGAAGTAAACATAAACAATTCAGACTTACTAGTGGTTGGAGTAAATTTCGTGCTCACAATAATTTGAAATTAGGTgatgtttgtgtttttattcTAAACAAATGCAAAGGGACAGTTTCATTCCAAGTTGTTATTTTCTCTCTGGAAAAGGACATGAGTGCCCCATATTTtgaag GGTTGTGA
- the LOC123894508 gene encoding transcription factor IIIB 90 kDa subunit-like, translated as MASEFKASTSNDMLCEDESESFSDIDDQEIDQYLFNDEEKRIVKIIWEYRNHEYLEEEAAKEAEKKVYEAIWLNTREDLLESMERYESALAVLARYRERRPQQATYQMDRREQREARQREAQQAAYEMRLQRLFEDNPSIHS; from the exons ATGGCAAGTGAATTCAAAGCATCTACTTCAAATGATATGCTGTGTGAAGATGAATCGGAAAGTTTCTCCGATATCGATGATCAAGAG ATTGATCAGTACCTTTTCAATGACGAAGAGAAGCGCATCGTGAAGATAATATGGGAATATCGGAACCACGAATATCTTGAG gAGGAAGCAGCGAAGGAAGCTGAGAAGAAAGTTTATGAAGCAATTTGGTTAAACACTCGAGAAGATCTACTAGAATCAATGGAGCGTTATGAATCTGCTCTTGCAGTTCTGGCAAGATACAGAGAG AGACGACCTCAACAAGCCACTTACCAAATGGATAGAAGAGAG CAAAGAGAAGCTCGACAGAGAGAAGCTCAACAGGCCGCTTACGAAATG AGGCTGCAAAGATTGTTTGAAGATAACCCATCAATTCATTCTTGa
- the LOC123895964 gene encoding uncharacterized protein LOC123895964, whose product MDTSLSFSRLLSSSTTTSLLSPKTKTLSSNFTLPLKLNRFNPKPLRFSTSSKISATISVGDKLPESTFSYLDPAGEVQTITVSDLTKGKKAVLFAVPGAFTPTCSQKHCQLIMCDCSSLIGCFRFVFQKLCARKLILIMGILCGFVSSNWAESVIQFDFEMATQFDMLCDVLPGHNSWKFKVRVLRMWAISSFMKPNELNSMEMVLIDEKGGKIHALIRKELFTYSRIN is encoded by the exons ATGGAtacatctctctctttctctagaCTCCTCTCTTCTTCCACCACCACATCACTCTTATctcccaaaaccaaaaccctctcttccaattttaccctcccCCTCAAACTCAACCGTTTCAACCCAAAACCTCTCCGATTTTCCACTTCATCCAAAATCTCCGCCACCATCTCCGTCGGCGACAAACTTCCCGAATCCACCTTCTCATACCTCGACCCCGCCGGCGAAGTCCAAACCATAACAGTTTCCGACCTAACAAAAGGCAAAAAAGCCGTTCTCTTCGCCGTTCCAGGAGCTTTCACACCAACATGCTCACAGAAACACTGCCAGCTTATCATGTGCGATTGTTCCAGCTTAATAGGGTGTTTTAGATTCGTTTTTCAAAAGCTTTGCGCGCGTAAATTGATTCTGATTATGGGAATACTATGCGGCTTTGTTTCTAGCAATTGG GCTGAATCAGTCATCCAATTCGATTTCGAAATGGCAACCCAATTTGACATGTTGTGCGATGTTCTTCCTGGGCATAATTCATGGAAGTTCAAAGTTCGTGTCCTCCGTATGTGggcaatttcttcttttatgaAGCCTAATGAGTTGAACTCTATGGAAATGGTGCTGATAGATGAGAAG GGAGGTAAGATTCATGCC